From a region of the Takifugu flavidus isolate HTHZ2018 chromosome 18, ASM371156v2, whole genome shotgun sequence genome:
- the nol12 gene encoding nucleolar protein 12, which yields MKNTKKNMSKKAKFKPGAKKRENKCIVMFDDKHRQEYLTGFHKRKVERRKAALAEIQKKIKEEQIRVREERHKEYIKMLKERNEALDAAADDLEDAITSTTESVQYDHPNHTVTVTTISDLDLTGANLFGSATTQVNEDEEKKEEGQEITEAMPRKAGNPIINKKIRSLTASLSTYTTKRNRKGKQESRRGQGQPTDNKRNAILSKHKKKTSKSQRRRKTGKRVHHQE from the exons atgaaaaacacaaaaaagaatatGTCTAAGAAAGCAAAATTTAAGCCTGGCGCTAAGAAACGGGAAAATAAATGCATCGTTATGTTTGATGACAAACATCGACA GGAGTATTTAACGGGTTTTCATAAGCGAAAGGTGGAAAGGAGAAAAGCAGCACTGgcagaaatccaaaaaaaaatcaaggagGAACAGATCAGAGTGCGAGAAGAA AGACATAAAGAATACATTAAAATGCTGAAGGAGAGAAATGAAGCCCTTG ATGCTGCTGCCGATGATCTTGAAGACGCCATAACAAGTACAACAGAGTCTGTGCAGTATGATCACCCCAACCACACGGTCACTGTGACGACCATCAGTGATCTTGACCTCACAGGAGCCAATCTCTTTGGATCTGCCACCACTCAG gttaatgaagatgaagaaaagaaagaagaaggacaagaaaTAACTGAAGCAATGCCAAGAAAAGCTGGAAATCCCATTATTAATAAAAA GATCCGCTCCCTGACAGCATCGCTCAGCACCTACACCACCAAGCGGAACAGGAAAGGGAAGCAGGAAAGCCGAAGAGGACAAGGCCAGCCGACAGACAACAAACGCAATGCCATATTgagtaaacacaaaaaaaagacaagcaaGTCACAGAGACGTAGAAAGACTGGGAAGAGAGTTCATCATCAGGAGTGA